CCAAGACAGAGACAGCCACACCGCCGGCATTGGCTGCTTTGGCTGGGCCAAAAAGAATGTTGTGCTTCTCAAAAAGTGCGATAGCTTCAGGTGTTGTAGGCATATTTGCACCTTCTGAAACGATCTTTACATCATTCTCTATGAGTAATCTTGCAGAACTTTCACCCAATTCATTTTGTGTAGCACAGGGAAATGCTGCAAAACATGGGATGTTCCATACAAAACTACTCCCCTCCGTATAGCTTTCTCTTTTCACATACGTGGCTTTTTTTCTCTCCAATGCATAATATTCCAGTGAAGCCCTTCTCTCCAGCTTTATTTTTTTTAAAAGTTCCAGATCTATACCGTTACTATCATGGATAGCACCCTTGGAATCCGAACAAGTGACGGGAATGGCACCGATCTCATACAGTTTTTCTATCGCATGGATAGCAACATTACCGCTGCCGCTGATCGTACAGATCTTTCCTTTGAGTGTTTCTCCCATATCCTCCAGAAGGGTCTGTGTGAAATAGATCAGTCCATAGCCTGTTGCCTCGGTGCGTCCCAAACTACCGCCCAGAGAAAGGGGTTTAGATGTGATGATGCTGTCATAAGAGTTGGTGAGCTGTTTGTACTGCCCGAAAAGATAGCCCACTTCTCTGGCCCCTACACCTATGTCTCCACCCAGGATATCGATATCTGCACCGATGCTGTTATAAAAAGCAGACATAAAGGCTTGACAGAACTTCATGATCTCTTTATCGCTTTTGCCTTTAGGATCAAAATCAGCACCACCCTTTGCTCCCCCTATATGAAGCCCGGTGATCGCATTTTTAAAGATCTGCTCAAAAGCAAGGAATTTCAGGATATCGGGATTGACCGAAGGATGAAAACGTACGCCGCCTTTGTAAGGGCCTAAGGCATTGTTAAATTGAATTCTGTACCCGTTATTGACATGGATGATATTGTCATCGTCCATCCATTCTATTTTAAAGTGGATCTCTCTGTTGGGAACCATGATACGGTCTATGATATTTTGATGGAGATATTCGGGATGTTTATCTAGCAGTGGCTGTATCGTATCCAGCACTTCTTTCAATGCCTGAAAAAACATAGTATCACTTTTATAGTTACTTTTCTCCGCACGCGTCAATGCTTGCTCAATATACTCCATAGACTTCCTTTGTATGTATGTGAATCAAATTATATTACAATTTGACATATTTTTAATTATTTTTTCGAATTTAGTGCATCATAACCCTATGAATGCAAAAACCAATAGTGGTACTCCACCCCAAAAACAACAGATTCAAAGTAAACAAAAACCTAAAAAAGAGTCTATAGTGAACAGGTTGACCTGTGCGACACTTGAAGGTGTGAATGCACAGGTCATAGAAGTGGAAGCGACATTTACTAAGGGACTTCCTGGATTTACGGTGGTAGGTTTGGCCAGCAGTGATATTCAAGAAGCCAAAGAGAGAACAAAGTCTGCACTGCTTACCAATGATTTTGTTTTCCCTCCGCTGAAAATTACGATCAATTTGAGTCCTTCGGATCTAAAGAAATCAGGTACACACTTGGATCTGGCCATGGCATTGCTTATTGCTATGCATAAAACGGCAGTAGAGGAGGAGGGACTTTTTGTCTTTGGTGAACTCGGATTGGATGGAAAGGTGAAAACAAGTTCCATGCTTTTTCCGCTGGTCTTGTCCCTGAAAGAACAGGGCTTGGTCAAGCGGGCTATTGTCCCTAAAGAGTCTATTCCCTACTTGAGTCATATCTCCGGAGTAGATTTTATCGCTGTGGATTCATTGAACGAGGCGATTGAGATATTGAAGCACAAAAATTTCAAAGCCAATGTACAGGCATTTTCCTACAAATCTGAAAACTTTATACTGAAAGAGAGATCGTATTATTACGAAAAAAAGTATGAGAGTGATTTTAGTGATGTCAAAGGACAATCCATAGCCAAGAGAGCTTCGCTCATTGCGGCAGCCGGAATGCATAACTTTTTGATGGAAGGGAATCCGGGATGCGGAAAGAGCATGATAGCCAAACGTCTCAAAGATATCCTGCCTCCGCTCTTTGAAGAGGAGATACTCTCCATTGCCAAACATCAGTTTTTAGACGGTGTGACACCAAGCTTTTCAGCCCTGCGCCCTATACGGTCTCCTCACCACACTGCCACTTCTGCATCTATTTTCGGGGGAGGCTCATCTGTAGCCAAGATAGGAGAGGTAGCTCTTGCACATAAAGGGATACTCTTCTTTGATGAACTTCCCCATTTTTCCAAAGCAGTCCTTGAAGCCCTTAGAGAGCCTTTGCAGGACAGAAAAGTACATATAGCAAGGGTCAATGCCAAGATAGAATATGAAGCCGATATCATGTTCGTGGCAGCGCAAAATCCTTGTCCATGCGGGAATCTGCTCTCTAAGAGTAAAACCTGCAGGTGTTCAGAACTGGAGATCAAACGCTATCAAAACAAACTTTCCGATCCGTTTTTGGACAGGATAGATCTTTTTGTTGTGATGCAGGAAGTCAGCAGCGACGATAAAGGAGACATCAGTTCGGCCCATATGCACCAGGAGGTGCTTAAAGCATTTAAGATGCAAAAAATACGTGGACAGGAACGCCTCAATGGCAAATTGCGTGAAGAGGAGATCGAAGCGTACTGCACTGTGCATAGTGAGGCTTTAGGGATATTAGAGGGTGCCATACAGCGTTTTGCACTCTCCCACCGCTCTATTGCCTCGATCAAAAAAGTAGGGCGTACCATCGCTGATCTGAATGGACATGAGAGGATAGAGAGATCTGATATGCTTGAGGCGCTCAGTTATAGAAGAAGGAGATAGAAAAGGATCGATCCGTTCGGTATTAAAATACCGAACAAACTGCTTTAGTAATGATAAATCCACCGATAACCAGCCATGCGAACATAGCTGAAGCCGTATAGACAGGTGCGAGTCCAAGTCCTTTGAACTTCGCAAAACGTGTTCCCATACCAAGCGCGGTCATCGCCATCGTCAGTAGGAAAGTATCGATCTCATTGATAATACTTACGATATCTGTAGGTACAAGGTGAAGTGAGTTAAAGCCTGCCACACCGATAAAGTAAACCGCAAACCAAGGAATCACAAGTTTCACTTTTTCACCAGCACCACCCTCTTGTTTGGCACTATAGCTTAGGTAGATACCAAGAATGATCAGCATCGGAGCGATCATAATGACCCTGGTCATCTTAACAATCACAGCAGCATCCGCCATCTCCTTGGGTGCACCAGGTACGGAAGCAGGCACGGCAACCACCTGGGCCACTTCGTGGATCGTACCGCCTACATAGATACCAAACTCTTTTGCTGTCATATGAAGGAATCCGGCAGCAGGTTCAATGATCGCTGTGTAGAGTACAGGGTAGAGGAACATTGAGATCGTACCAAAAAGAACAACCATCGATACCGCGATGGCTGCTTTGTACTCTTCAGATTTGAGTACAGGCTCAGTAGCAAGTACAGCTGCTGCACCACATACCGATGCTCCTGAAGCAGTGAGCATAGAGGTATCTTTCTCCATACCGAAGATCTTGTGTCCTAGCCATGTACCCAGGACAAAGGTAGAAGCCAGCATGATAAGTGAAACGAGAAATCCTGCCAATCCTACATCGATGATCTCTTGGAACGTCAGTCGGAAACCATAGAATACGATCGCAAAACGAAGGATCTTTTTCCCTGAAAAAGTGATCCCCCCCTGCCATGCTTCCGGCGTCTGGTTATGTAGAGTATTGGCATAAAAAATACCTATAACGATACCGATAACAAGCGGTGAGATACCCAATGCTTGGACAGCAGGAAAATCTGAGATAAATGTTGCAGCTGCTGCAAAGATAGCAACAAATATAATACCGCTCATCGTACCCTTACGATTTTGTGGAGAAAATGGCATAAATATCCTTTAATTCAAAATTATTGATAACATTCTCAGAATTCTACTATAATTTTGATATAATTTACAAACTATTTTGTAATTAATGCTAAAAATCAATTCTAAAGAAGAGAAAAAATATGAAATTAACACTTAGACAAATGGAGATCTTCCTCAATGTTGTGGTCTCTGGACATCTGACGAATGTGGCTAAAGATATGAAGCTCAGTCAATCAGCGATCTCCATGTCCATTAAAGAATTAGAAAATATTTTGGGCCGTCCTGTGTTTGACCGGATCAATAAAAAACTGGTGCTGAATGAAGTGGGACGTGCCTTTTATAAAGAGATTGACCCTATTTTTAAAAAGCTTTCAGACATTGAGTATGAATTTAAGAATTCAGAGAACAAGGGGATGATCAGGGTAGGAGCAAGTACCACGATCGTAGACTATTTGATGCCTGCCATTATCTGCAGTTATATGAGTTCTTATCCCGATGTGAAGATCACGCTCAAAGAGGGGAATACCAAAGAGATCGCAGATATGATCAAAGAGGGGACGATCGATATAGGTTTTGTTGAAGGGCTTGTTCCGGGTTCAGAGATCGTCAAAGAGAAAATAGGGGTGGATGAACTGGTGGTTGTCACAGCAAATAAGGAGCTTTGTAAACCATGTACGATAGATGAACTGGAACAAAAAAGATGGGTCCTTAGAGAAGAGGGATCAGGTACAAGAGAGGTCTTCCTGGGGTATATTAAAGAGAAAGTGGACAATTTAAATATTTTCCTTGAACTTGGACATACGGAGTCTATTAAAAGTATTCTGATGAACGGCGAATGTCTGACCTGTATCTCTAAGATCTCGGTGAAAAATGAACTCGAGGAAGGGAAACTGTGTAAAATTCCTGTAGAAAACTTTGAGTGCAAAAGAGATTTCCTGATGATCTATCATAAGGACAAGTATCACAGTTCACTGTTTGAAAAGTTTGTCTTCTTCTCCCGAAAACTGATGATGCAGATGATAGAGGGGCAAAAAGCCTAGGTATCAACGGTTTTCAAAACGCTTAAGGGCTTGTTGATACTCTTCGGGATGGTTCAGGTTTGTAAACGGTGCATCTTCATCAAATGCTACAAAGAGGGTATGGGCAAGGTGCAGCAGATCACCCAATCTATGGTTCTCTTTTTCCAGTTGCATATAGGCCAAAGGTAGGATAGACCTTTTATAGAGTCCACAAAGAGGTTGTACACCACTGGGACTTTGTGCAACGATCGCATCGCATCCGCTTTCTTCCTGTGCCAAAAGTTTCTCTATGGTCTCTTTGTTGACAAAGGGTGCATCCACACTTAAAATAAAAACCTCTTCTGCTTTTAACGTTTCAAACACGGAGATCAGTCCTACAAGCGGAGAGCTTTCCGTATAGCTGTCCTGGATCACCCTGCAGTCAAAATCGAATTTATTCTCTTTCGCCGAGATATAGACTTCGTCGAACAGGCTACTGAGTTTAGACTGTTGAAATTCAGCCAGCGTAGGGTAGGTGGCAAAAGGCAGTAGAGCCTTGTCCTCACCCATACGGGAACTTTTCCCTCCGGCAAAGATAACGGCATAGGTCGTTTTTGTCATACGCTGACACTCTCTTTACGTTTTTGATGGATCAGCAAGACGGCAAACGCCATAAAGGTGATGAGAGACTCGACCAAGAAAAGATATGTTCCGTAGACCTGACCGGAGAGTACAGCCCCGACTGAACCCCCTAGTCCGAATGCGATACCCAGAAAAAACTGTTGTGCAAGTTTTTTCTGGGTGTAGAGTGAAAAGACATAGGTGATGGCTGCGGTATGGTAGAGTGCAAAACCGATGGCATGCAGGGATTGCGAGGCAAAGGTCAAGAGGATCGAGTCCGGAAAAAGATAGAGTATCATCCATCTGAATGCCGTGACCAGTGTAGCGAACTGCAGGATACGAAGCAGGTTCCTTTGCAGAAGAGGGCCCTGAAAATAGTACATAAAAATTTCACAGATCACGCCGAAACTCCACATCCAACTTGTCATTTCAAGTGAGACACCATGCGCGGTCTCGTAGATGGTAAAAAAGTTATAGAAACCGCCAAACCCCACTTGCATTAAAAAGATAGAAACCCAAAATGCCCAATACTGTGTAAGTGAAAATGAGGCATCTTCCTGCGGGGTAGAGTGGGAGACCGTATCATATCTAGTGAGCATAGCACCAAAAAGAAGGGTTAAAAATGCTACGGCACTTAAGTAATAGAGTGCTTCATAAGGTGAATCAAGTACTTTCCCCAGCCACAAAGCAATCCCCATAAACCCAAGAGAGCCCCATAAGCGTACTTTACCGTAAATGTCTCTTGACAGAGAAGCCAGAGCAATGGTCTCAACATAAGGAAGAGAGATCCCCATCGCAGCGCCAAAAAGAAGGTTCGCTGCAAGATAGACCCAAAAATTCTGTACGGTGGCCAAAAAAAGCAGGGTACCCACAAAGGTAAAGAACAAGGAAAATTGATAGACCTTGGGACTCAGGGAGAGGAAATGCCGAAACACAAAAGGGAGCAAAAAGCGCATGAAAGGGGCAGCTGAAAAAATGATACCTACTTCCATAGGGGTATATCCCAGGTCCAGCAACACTTTTGGCAGGAAGATGACATAGATACCGACAAGGGCAAAGTAAAAAAAGTAGTAAGCCCCTAAAAGCGGTGAAAAAAATGTATTGAGCGGTTTCATTTTTTGTTGACAACAGCCGTTGCAGACAAGAGGTCATGCAGTGTCTTATTGTCTTTCCTAAAAAACATCAGTGCCCAACCCAAAAAGGTGAACAGAGAAAGGATTGCAGCCAGATTTCTAAAGAGGATGATAAAAAACGAGGGTTTCTTTTTGGTATGTTCATCAATGAGCGTCATATTATAGGCACGATACCCGGGTGTCTGTCCCGTCTTATACATAAAAAGTGTCTGCAGGACGACCAGAGGGACGAGTATATAGATCCAGCCCACTGTTTTATGTTCAGCAAAATCCTCCCTGCCATCCATTACAAGATAAAAGACAATATACATAATAGGCATCAGCAGCATAAAAGCATCGGTCAAAAAAGCTTTGACTTTCAACCCTGCGGATGCGTATCCATTCTGGTTTGATGAAGATTTCACTTTGGGTGTCTGTGCTTGGAGCTTCCCCTGTTTGATCTCTCTAAAACGCTGTTTAGCCATTAAAAATCCCAAATCACAGCGGCATAGGGACCAGAGAAGTCCACGTTCGCATCAAACCCACTGACCAATTCATCACTCTCCAGATGAGATGCTTTATACCCGGCTTCCAGACCCAGTCCCATAGCCAGGGTATAACGGGCAGAGAGTTCATAATCATACGCGGTGATATCCCAGTAGCTGATGGCATTGGCTTCAAGCTGAAAAGAGAGATCCGTGACAGGCAGAGTAAAACGTACTTTACCGTAGAGCATCGGTATCCAGGTTGAAAAGTCTGCAACATCACTGCTTACATTGCTGCGCACACCCATATTCCCGGAGATATATCTGAGGGTAAGCCCGGCATCCGTTTCGGCCCAATTATCAAGCAATTCATAATAGAGTGTGATATCGGTCATGTCAAGTGACAGGCTGCTCTCTATCGTACTGTTATAGGTATGATCTCCCCATGTGAAGTCATTGACACTGCTGCTTCCCTCATGTGAAAGTGTGGTATATCCCAATTTGATATTGGGGATGAGAGGCAAAGGATGTTCCCAATAGGCTTTTAAAAAGGTATCTTGTGCTTCGCTGAAGCCCAGAGTCTCTTCAATGTCTGCAGCATTTCCTTTATAAGAGGCGTTGCCGTTTGGCTGATGGTTGAAAAACCCAAGAGAGATCTCTCCCCCTGCCGTATCGGCATGAAGCCTGCTGAGTGTGATCAGTAGTATGAAGGGTATGATTTTTTTTATATTCACCATGTTATTGTAATCCTTGTGTCATCGTAAAGATAGGTAGAAGCATCGCTGAGACGATGACCCCTACAACCACACCGATAAAGAGCATCATAAACGGTTCAAGCAGACTGAGAAGCAGTTTGAGTTTGTCTTCATTCTCTTCGGCATAGAGTGCAGAGGTATTGTCAAGGATCTGTGCGACTTCACTGGACTCTTCTCCCAGGGCCAAAGATTGCATAAAATTGCGTTTGAGTTTGATGCCTTTTGACATTTGAAGGGCATTGGAGAGTTTATTCCCTTCAAGCACTTTCACGGATGCTTTTTCAAACAGGTCACGCAAGCCATGATTTGCAAAGGTCGCCTTGGCAAGCTGTACGGCTTGGGCATAGGCTACACCTGAGCTGAGCATGAGTGAGAGAATGTACGAAAACCTCCCCAGTTCATGGTTTTGGATCAGCGGTCCCAGAACAGGTATCTTCAGCAGCATTGCATCAATGATACGGTGAAAGGTCTCTATTTTGGCATACGCAATTTTAAATATGAGGATCACAGAGAGGCTCACCACGATGATAGCAATATAGTGAGCGGTCAAAAAATCACTCAGCCCAAGCACAAATTGCGTGATCGGAGGAAGTTCCTGACCGGTGTCTTCAAAAATACCTGTGATCTTCGGTACCACAAAAGCGATGAGAAAAGAGGTCATTCCTATGGCAACGATAAAAATGATGGCAGGATATACCATCGCGCCTTTGACCTGTTTTTTGACCTTGTTCTGCGCAGAGAAAAAATTGCCCATGTTGGTTAGGACCTCGACCATTTTCCCCCCTTGGCCTGCAACATTGAGACTTTGAAGAAAGAACTCGGGCAGTGCATAGACCTTTTGGGTATTGAGCGCATGGTAAAGAGACTTCCCTTCATCGATCATGGTTTTCACGGAATTCAGAAAAGAGACGTATTTCTTTTCGCCTTCATGCTGGTTCTCAAGAAGCTTGACGGCAGTCAGTATGGTCATGCCTGATTTGAGATAAGAGGAGAGTTCCTTGGAAAACGTACTCAGCAGTTCTCCTGGCATTTGACGTTTGGCAAAGGCTTCAAGCGAAAACTCTTTGGTCGGTGTAAGCCCTTCATAATAGATATGTTGTGTACGCAGTTTTTGTCCTGCTTCTTCCTCAGAACTTGCCGTAACAGTACCTTTGACCTTTTTCCCTGTTTTGTCAAAACCTTTGTACTTAAAAAGCATACGCGTCTATGTCCTTGCAGTAGATTATAGGTATTATAACTTTTTTAGCTGTATCTTGCTATAGGAAAAGAGAAACGGGGTGTGACACATTATTGAAAGGCATCTAATGTAAAATGATAATATCTGGAAGAGTGTTTACCTTTGAGCATCACTTCATTGATGATGGCTGTAGGTCCTCCCTGCTCAGGCAGAGGGGTGATCCTGACCTCTTCAGGGATATATATCTCCCTACTGTTCTTTTTCAATATCTCACGGCTTTTGAGCTCGTCTATCTTGAAAGAGCCTGCCAGTATCTCATAAGCACTCTTTGTCTCTTTATGTTGCTGAAAAATAGCAGTGTCTAAGTAGAGAGAATCCTGTAAAGCGCGTTTGTTCCTTTCCGAAATGTAGACGATCTGTTCACGGTTGTCCGTATGCACTTTGAGTACAGGGACGATGGCCAGTGAGAGGATGATCACAGAGATCAGGATCTCAATAATGGTAAACGCGGGACGTAACCGTTTCAATAGAACGCTCCGCTGTCGGATGCCAAAGTCGTGTTCCTCAACCAATACTCTTTTGCTTCTTCGGGGGTAGAAAAGCGTTGAGGATCTCCAAAAAATGCAGGAAGAAAATAGCTTCCCTCCTCATTTTTTAAAATGAGCTGTGTGGAGCTTCCATTCTTGAAAAAATCCATGACCAGACAGATCTCCTGATCTTGGTAGCGCCCATATTCGACACGGGTCAGTGCATCATAGCTGTCAAGTGTATAGGCTTGTATATTGGTGAGGTCTATAGGACTTGTATACGCCTCAAACGGGGAGGAGAGATCCGGTCTGAAGTAACAGGCACGACACTCATCGATACAGAGAAGGGTACCCTCTCCCCTAAAGAGCTCGGATGAGCGTATATTGGATTTAAGATTCAGGGGAGTGAGCGCTTTTGGTTTTTGTTCCCCTATTTCAACCCCCTCAAAACCAAGAAAATAGACCATGGAGATAATGAGAATAACAATGAGAAGCTCTAGAAGAGAGAATCCTTTGCTCGTGTTATATCTCTGGATAGTGGGCATAAAGAGAGCTTATTTGTTACATTCACTGAAGAGAATATCTCTATTGCTCTCTTCTCCACCCTCTTTTCTGTCCGCAGCAAAGGAGATGAGTTCGAACCCTTCTCCTTTCTTGATATAGACAAAAGGTGTTTTCCATGAGTCTTTAGGCATCTCCTTGAGGTAGGGTTTTGCACGGTAATTAGGGTATTTATCCGGATCCGGGTTGCTTAACAGTGCTTCAAACCCCTCTTCTGTTTCAGGGTAGGTCCCGTTATCAAGTTTGAACATGTCGAGTCTCTTTCCCAGATCGTTCATTTTTAAACAGACTGTATCTCTTTTGGCCTCATCTGCAGCATCCATAAGTCCTGGTGCCACAACAGCAACAAGTCCTCCAAGAATAACGATCACGATGAGTAGTTCTATCAGAGAGAAACCGGCTCTTAGCGTCATGTTTTTTTTCATATATGTCCTTTAGTTTGCTTCGGTATAATATTTTGACTCAGTTCTACAAATTTTACTTTAATCGAGCTTTTAGATGGATAAAATACAGCCTGCCCAAAACAGTGTTAAGCATAGACAGGGGTTTGCCCTCCTGATCACTTTGTCGGTCCTGGCCGTTATCATCGCGTTGACCACCGTGCTTTTGAGTTATTTTGAGGAGGTCAGGCAGGATGCCAGCGATACAAACGCACTGATACAGGCAGATATATACTATAAAGATATAACAAATATATTTCAGGGGTTTAAAAATAAAAAACCCCTATTTTCTGTATTATATAGTACGGCATTACCCTTGCAGGCGCCAGAAGGTGGGTTTTCACTGCAGTTGCAGTGTGACCCCTTGTATAAAGGGGTGAATATCAACTGGCTTGGATTGGACAGCAGTGCACAAAAAACAGCCTATAGTTCCGTAGCACAAGAGCTTTTTGAAACGATTGCCCAAGAGTATAACATACAGGACCCGGGAAGATTGCAGGAGATGCTGCTTGAAGAGATAGGCGGGGAAAATAGATGGGTACAAAAAGAGCAAAGCAGGCTTCACCAAAAAAACGGTATTATATCTTACAAGCAGTTCTCAGATATCATCAGCCGTTACCAATTTGAGGTAGATGATCCCGAGATAGGAGCTGTGCCATGGAGAAAATATTTTAGTTTTTCTCCTGAAGCAGATAAAATAGATGCAGAGTACAGTTCCCCGGAGCTCCTCGCCTATCTGTTTGATATGGATGTATCAACGGTGAAAGAGTGGACGTCGCTTGAAGAGTTGACATCGCTTGTGGACAAAGGCACGCTGGAAAACTTTGTACGTGAAAATGGCGGAGAGTATGAGAAAAGAAAAAGTATTCTTGCGGGTGAAACATTTTTAGAAGCGGCAGAATGCTCGGTACGCTATGCGATGGCGGACGAGCAGTACGGATTTAGATTTGAATATATTCAGGGAGAGGCAAAATATTTTGAATTTTATGGGAAACAATAAAGAGTTACTTCTTGTACATCCTTCTATGAAGCCTGTCTCGTTGACAGAGGCTGTGAATGTCATGTTGCCGCCACAGTTCTACACGCTTAAAAAAGAAGTATTGCCTCTGCGTTACGCATATCAGGCAAAGAAGATCGCACCATCACTCTTTGAGGGCCTGCTTGAAGCAGGCGATTATGAGTATATGGTATGGAAAGAAGATGAAGCGTGGGTCTTCCTTGCTTATGATCTAGAGAAGATCGCGGCATTTTTAGAGAGTAAAGGCTTTGCCTTGGAACACGTTTCCAAACTCTTTTTTGCCCAGCAATCCGTCGACCTTTTCGAGACACCTCTTTTACTTGGAGAAGATGATGCGCTAGTCTCTCTGGACGGTATGGTCGTGGTCGTTCCAAGAGGGGCTCTTGCGGATGAGCACGCTTCTTCACAGGTCTTCGACAATCGTTTTACGCCTAAAAAAGGTATCGTACTTTCTGGCGCATACGGTTCGGTACTGAGCCTGAAGCAAGCCTCGAGGCTTGCAGCCATATTTATACTTTTTGCGCTGATGTTCTTTGTTGAGGGGAGTCGTTACAGTGATGATTCACAAGCCGGGGAGGCC
The sequence above is drawn from the Sulfurovum sp. TSL1 genome and encodes:
- the gspG gene encoding type II secretion system major pseudopilin GspG, with the translated sequence MKKNMTLRAGFSLIELLIVIVILGGLVAVVAPGLMDAADEAKRDTVCLKMNDLGKRLDMFKLDNGTYPETEEGFEALLSNPDPDKYPNYRAKPYLKEMPKDSWKTPFVYIKKGEGFELISFAADRKEGGEESNRDILFSECNK